A single Mangifera indica cultivar Alphonso chromosome 20, CATAS_Mindica_2.1, whole genome shotgun sequence DNA region contains:
- the LOC123204945 gene encoding ankyrin repeat-containing protein BDA1-like isoform X1, translating to MDERLQNAAMEGDVEALFSILEEDPNVLERIDQVSFVTTPLHTAAREGKIHFAKEILNLKPSFARKRDHLGRSPLHLALEGKHQQKELSPRDLDLEEKYQELVIWLIKHDSELVRVKAKGMVTPLHYAAQLDDESSVADFLYVCPLSIEELTVKSETVVHVAVKNGSLKAFKVLLGWLQRFDKEEMLKWKDEEGNNPLHTAAVSVDQPEMVKLLIGYLKVNIKNNKGLTALDIFYLRQCQGMVDAAVGNILLAAKAKTASQLHLPSLRDSKKTLLAEYFSGGLTCSEKILKRLSLGYRRVDQVPLEVRNVLLVVAILIATATYQAALSPPGGYWQDDGNLQPAANNTGISNTTSTIFNTEQHAAGKMIRQSFRQTFNYLAFFTSVCFISTLVAGLPFYRIILIMTTWMEGSYWLSILENIGNSGSFFPVFYIPFIGVCLLATYYIPVFLACQHLELTQHGRRKNLRLGSFEQPKMGNQL from the exons ATGGATGAGAGATTGCAGAATGCTGCCATGGAAGGAGATGTGGAAGCATTATTTTCAATACTTGAAGAGGATCCCAACGTTTTAGAGCGTATTGATCAAGTATCATTTGTGACTACTCCCTTGCATACAGCTGCAAGGGAGGGAAAGATCCATTTCGCCAAGGAGATACTAAACTTAAAGCCTTCATTTGCTAGGAAGCGAGATCATCTTGGGCGTAGCCCCCTCCACTTGGCTTTGGAGGGAAAACACCAGCAGAAAGAGCTTAGTCCCCGTGATTTGGATTTGGAGGAGAAGTACCAGGAACTTGTAATATGGTTGATAAAACATGACAGTGAGCTTGTCCGTGTTAAAGCAAAGGGGATGGTTACTCCTCTGCACTATGCAGCTCAACTAGACGATGAATCCAGTGTGGCTgactttttgtatgtttgtccaTTATCAATCGAAGAGTTGACTGTTAAATCTGAAACTGTTGTACATGTGGCTGTAAAAAACGGGAGTTTGAAAGCCTTTAAAGTCTTGTTAGGATGGCTTCAACGCTTCGACAAAGAGGAGATGCTGAAGTGGAAGGACGAGGAAGGAAACAATCCATTGCATACTGCAGCAGTGTCTGTAGATCAACCTGAG ATGGTGAAGCTGTTGATTGGATATCTGAAAGTGAATATAAAGAACAATAAAGGTTTGACAGCTTTGGACATCTTCTACCTTCGCCAATGTCAAGGTATGGTAGATGCAGCTGTTGGTAACATTCTACTTGCTGCTAAAGCTAAAACTGCATCTCAACTCCATCTTCCGTCTTTAAGAGATTCGAAAAAAACTTTACTAGCCGAGTACTTTTCTGGTGGCTTAACGTGTTCAGAAAAAATTCTGAAAAGATTATCGCTGGGTTACCGAAGAGTTGATCAAGTTCCTCTTGAAGTCCGGAACGTACTACTTGTGGTGGCTATATTGATAGCCACAGCCACCTATCAAGCAGCATTAAGCCCCCCCGGAGGATATTGGCAAGATGACGGCAATCTGCAGCCTGCAGCCAACAACACTGGTATCAGTAACACCACCAGCACCATCTTTAATACAGAACAACATGCTGCAGGGAAGATGATTCGGCAGTCTTTCCGACAGACATTTAATTATTTGGCCTTTTTTACGTCTGTGTGCTTTATTTCCACTCTTGTAGCTGGCCTCCCATTTTACAGAATCATTCTCATAATGACAACTTGGATGGAAGGTTCTTATTGGCTTTCTATTCTTGAAAATATAGGCAACAGCGGAAGTTTCTTTCCAGTCTTCTATATCCCTTTTATAGGTGTATGTCTGCTGGCAACATATTATATCCCAGTTTTCTTAGCTTGCCAACATTTGGAGCTCACACAGCATGGCCGCCGGAAGAACCTACGTTTGGGAAGCTTTGAACAACCGAAGATGGGAAATCAGCTGTAA
- the LOC123204362 gene encoding ankyrin repeat-containing protein BDA1-like yields MDERLQNAAMEGNVDALYSVLAEDPYVLERIDQETFVTTPLHTAAREGKIHFAKEILNLKPSFAWKRDHLGRSPLHLALEGKHLQEGLSPRDLDLEEKYQELVTWLIKHDSEVVRVKAKGMVTPLHYAAQLDDESSVADFLYVCPLSIEELTVESETVVHVAVKNGSLKAFKVLLGWLRRFNKEEILKWKDEEGNNPLHTAVSADQPEMVKLLIGYLKVNTNNSKGLTALDIFYVRRCQGSVDAAVGDVLLAANAKTASQLHLQSLRDSKKTLLVEYFSGGLPFPEKILKGFSLGYRRVHEVPLEVRNVLLVVAILIATATYQAALSPPGGDDGNLHPAVNNAGISNATSILCNTEPSEQHDIGTMIPRSSAQLSFLATNSLSSCNILYPMVLSLATFKAHTERPPEEPTFGKL; encoded by the exons ATGGATGAGAGGTTGCAGAATGCTGCCATGGAAGGAAATGTGGATGCATTATATTCAGTACTTGCAGAGGATCCGTATGTTTTAGAGCGTATTGATCAAGAAACATTTGTGACTACTCCCTTGCATACAGCTGCAAGGGAGGGAAAGATCCATTTCGCCAAGGAGATACTAAACTTAAAGCCTTCATTTGCTTGGAAGCGAGACCATCTTGGGCGTAGCCCCCTCCACTTGGCTTTGGAGGGAAAGCACCTGCAGGAAGGGCTTAGTCCCCGGGATTTGGATTTGGAAGAGAAGTACCAGGAACTTGTAACATGGTTAATAAAACATGACAGTGAGGTTGTCCGTGTTAAAGCAAAGGGGATGGTTACTCCTCTGCACTATGCAGCTCAACTAGACGATGAATCCAGTGTGGCTgactttttgtatgtttgtccaTTATCAATCGAAGAGTTGACTGTTGAATCTGAAACTGTTGTACATGTCGCTGTAAAAAACGGGAGTTTGAAAGCTTTTAAAGTCTTGTTAGGATGGCTTCGACGCTTCAACAAAGAGGAGATCCTGAAGTGGAAGGACGAGGAAGGAAACAATCCATTGCATACTGCAGTGTCTGCAGATCAACCTGAG ATGGTGAAGCTGTTGATTGGATATCTGAAAGTGAATACAAACAACAGTAAAGGTTTGACAGCTTTGGACATCTTCTACGTTCGCCGATGTCAAGGTTCGGTAGATGCAGCAGTTGGGGACGTTCTACTTGCTGCTAATGCTAAAACTGCATCTCAACTCCATCTTCAGTCTTTAAGAGATTCAAAAAAAACTTTACTAGTCGAGTACTTCTCTGGTGGCTTACCGTTTCCAGAAAAAATTCTGAAAGGATTCTCGCTAGGTTACCGAAGAGTTCATGAAGTTCCTCTTGAAGTCCGGAACGTACTACTTGTGGTGGCTATATTGATAGCCACAGCCACCTATCAAGCAGCATTAAGCCCCCCTGGAGGAGATGACGGCAATCTGCATCCTGCCGTCAACAACGCTGGTATCAGTAACGCCACCAGCATCCTCTGTAATACAGAACCTTCTGAACAACATGATATAGGGACGATGATTCCGCGGTCTTCAGcacaattatcatttttggcAACTAATTCTTTG TCATCTTGCAACATATTATATCCCATGGTTCTTAGCTTGGCAACATTCAAAGCTCACACAGAACGGCCACCCGAAGAACCTACATTTGGGAAGCTTTGA